Proteins found in one Haloferax litoreum genomic segment:
- a CDS encoding MFS transporter, producing the protein MTGARRHDSGTSATRASETEGSWRAVATVAGWQTAASLCYYTIFAATGFVREAFSLSESLVGVFLTAGLLGYTLFLFPSGAAVDGYGEKPVMVVGLAALAVALVGVSFAPSYALLLGTAGLLGAAYSTAMPASNRGIVDAAPAGSKNLAMGLKQVGVTVGSGASSLIVTGIAVVAAWQVGFWLIAVVAFGYALLFAARYRGSPGTGRLERPRLAGLGDNRAYVALVAAALFIGASIFSMLGYTVLYVQDVVGTGPALAGGVLAATQVTGSIGRIGAGSLADRLGGARGAATVALVQLAGAIALFGLLAWSGGSLVFTTLVFVALGLTIHGSTGVFYSCLSGVVDDDDIGAATAGGQTALNTGGLLAPPLFGIVVESVGYGAGWALVAVSTVAAASLLFVVTRRLR; encoded by the coding sequence GTGACGGGGGCGCGCCGCCACGACTCGGGTACGAGTGCGACACGTGCGTCGGAAACCGAGGGGTCGTGGCGCGCCGTCGCAACCGTCGCCGGGTGGCAGACGGCCGCCAGTCTCTGTTACTACACCATCTTCGCCGCGACGGGGTTCGTCCGCGAGGCGTTCTCGCTGTCCGAGTCACTCGTCGGGGTCTTTCTCACCGCCGGTCTGCTCGGGTACACGCTGTTCTTGTTCCCAAGCGGTGCGGCAGTCGATGGCTACGGCGAAAAACCGGTGATGGTCGTCGGTCTCGCCGCACTCGCCGTCGCCCTCGTCGGCGTCTCGTTCGCGCCGTCGTACGCACTCTTGTTGGGGACCGCCGGTCTGCTCGGTGCGGCCTACTCGACGGCGATGCCCGCGTCGAACCGCGGCATCGTCGACGCCGCGCCCGCCGGGAGCAAGAACCTCGCGATGGGGCTGAAGCAGGTCGGCGTCACCGTCGGGAGCGGTGCCTCGTCGCTCATCGTGACGGGCATCGCCGTCGTCGCCGCGTGGCAAGTCGGGTTTTGGCTCATCGCCGTCGTCGCCTTCGGGTACGCACTCCTGTTCGCTGCCCGCTATCGAGGGAGTCCTGGAACCGGCCGCCTCGAACGCCCGCGACTCGCAGGATTGGGTGACAACCGAGCCTACGTCGCACTCGTCGCCGCCGCGTTGTTCATCGGCGCGTCCATCTTCTCGATGCTCGGTTACACCGTCCTCTACGTGCAGGACGTCGTCGGAACGGGTCCAGCACTCGCGGGTGGCGTCCTCGCGGCGACGCAAGTCACCGGGAGCATCGGACGAATCGGTGCGGGAAGTCTCGCCGACCGACTCGGCGGGGCGCGCGGCGCGGCGACTGTCGCACTCGTCCAACTCGCAGGTGCAATCGCCCTCTTCGGCCTCCTCGCGTGGTCGGGCGGGTCGCTGGTCTTCACTACACTCGTGTTCGTCGCCCTCGGCCTCACTATCCACGGGTCGACTGGCGTGTTCTACTCCTGTCTGAGCGGCGTCGTCGACGACGACGATATCGGCGCGGCGACCGCCGGCGGACAGACCGCGCTCAACACGGGCGGACTGCTCGCGCCACCGCTGTTCGGCATCGTCGTGGAGTCGGTTGGCTACGGGGCCGGGTGGGCGCTCGTCGCAGTCTCCACCGTGGCGGCGGCGAGTCTGCTGTTCGTCGTCACGCGGCGTCTTCGATGA